Genomic segment of Paenibacillus polymyxa:
AAATGGAGTACGGAGGCTTTGGTAATTATAAAAAGCTGAATCAAGAAGATATTTTAGCTATTTTGCGTGCATCGTTATAACATTTAAAAGGGAGTGTCCTCAAGCCTGTGATGGCTGAGGGCACTCCCTTTTGGAATTTATGAATTAACCGTGTGTCCCTTTTCTTCTACTTGAATAGCTGCCCCTACACTGGCACCTGCAAGAATGCCCTTTTTCTTATTAGGATACAGAGAATCCATATAGGTTCGGGTTTCCGCAACTACAATTCCTGATAAGCCGAGCAGTGCAATCAGGTTCGGGAAAGCCATCATTGCGTTAAAGATATCTGCCAGCAGCCAAATGGCTTCCAACTTGATGAACGCACCTCCTGCCACAAGTGCGATGAACAAATAACGGTATGGTTTAATCCATTTGACACCCAGTAAATATTCAACACAACGTTCCCCGTAGTAACTCCAGCCCAGTATCGTTGTGAACGCAAATAAAATAAGGCTAATCGTCACGAGCTCTGCACCAGCCGGAAAGGCACTGGAAAACGCATGCTGGGTCATCAGACCTCCATCGTCATTTCCACTCCATATTCCCGTAACCAGCAACGTAAATCCCGTCAGATTACAAATAATCATTGTATCAATAAATACGCCTGTCATGGATATCAGCCCTTGTTCTGCAGGCCATTTCGTCTTAGCAGCAGCTGCTGCAATTGGCGCACTTCCCAAACCGGCTTCATTAGCAAAAATACCTCTGGCAACTCCGCTTCGCATCGCCAACATAATCGTCGCTCCGGCAAATCCACCCGTTGCAGATGTGGTCGAGAAGGCCCCTTGTAATACTAAAGCAATCGCATGAGGAAGCTCTCCTGCAAACTTAATGAGTACAATTAAGCAAACTACGATATAGAGCCCCGACATGAATGGAACAATCTTTGTGGATACCTTGGCAATACTTTTGAGTCCTCCAATCGTAACAACAGCCGTTAACACGGAAATAATGATCGCTGTAACTACCGTTGGCACTCCAAAGCTACTTTCCGTCGAAGAAACGATAGCCTTTACTTGCGGAAAAGTACCGATTCCAAATAGGGCTACAAGAACACCAGAAAAGGCAAACAACATCGCCAACGGCTTGAAACGGCGGCCAAGTCCGTTTTCAATATAATACATCGGACCACCCGAAAATTGTCCGTTCCGGTCTTTAACACGGTATTTAACGGATAATAATCCTTCCGCATATTTGGTTGCCATCCCGAAAAAAGCTGCAACCAGCATCCAGAATAATGAACCGGGCCCACCCAGTTTGATTGCTGTTGCCACGCCGACGATACTTCCTGTACCTACAGTAGCTGCCAGTGCCGTGCTCAATGCTCCGAAGCTGCTTACATCTCCACTACCTTCGTCCGGCGCTTTACCAATTAGCTTGAGCGCCAAAGGCAATCGAATAACCTGGAGCAGCTTCAAACGGATCGTTAGCCACAACCCAGTGCCCATTACGAGAATAAGAAGCGGTGCTCCCCATATCCAGCTGTCAATCGTCTCTAATACATGTACCAAATTCATTTCAACCCGCTCCTCCAGCATATTAGAAAACAAAAAAGAGTCAAATCCGCTGATTCGACTCCTGGAGAGGTTAAAGGCACGAAAAAATACAACCATCTTGTGCAGGTTTCTACCTCAATAGCTCATAAAAAAGCCTAGGGCATTCCCTGTCACAGGTTATTCGCGTCTCTGTCCTTTTGCCTGAGAGTTTAAGCAGATGTTATCTGCGGTGCACCTTCGGCGCCCAATTAAGGGTCTCTCCAGAGTTCTGTCCGTTTACGGTCCCCGCTTGTTGCTGTAATCAGCCTAAGCACCTGAGAGTTTTGCCCCTTCGGTCGGAACCTTCGTTCCATCTCCCGCAAACATCAACCAGACATATGAAATTTTTATTCATTATACAGAAAACTTTCAGCTTATTACAAGTGAAAAGTTTGTGAAGCCCTCTGAAATATTATTATTGTGTCTATCGAAAAAGCGGGTACAGCAGATTGCATCCTTAGAATGTCCTCTGCTATACCCGCCCGAGACGATATGGAATTACAATTCTTCACCATTGGTTGCTATCACATTTTTATACCAGTTAAATGAGTCCTTTTTGGAGCGTTTGAGCGTTCCGTTACCGTCATCATCCAGATCAACGTAAATAAATCCGTAGCGCTTGGACATTTCGGAAGTAGACATGCTCACAAGGTCGATAGGACCCCAGCTGGTGTAACCAATCAGATCAACACCGTCGGCAATCGCTTCCTTCATTTGGGCAATATGCTGACGCAAGTAATCAATGCGATACGTGTCATGCACAGAGCCGTCTTCTTCCACCTTATCATACGCACCCAAACCATTTTCCACGATGAACAGCGGCTTTTGATAGCGGTCATAAAACGTATTCAGCGTAACACGCAGGCCGATCGGATCGATCTGCCAGCCCCAGTCGGAGGACTGCAGATACGGATTTTTCACGCCACCAATCAGGTTTCCTGCTGCTTTTTGGCCTTCTGGACCTGCAGATACGGTCAAGGTCATATAGTAGCTGAATGAGATAAAATCAACCGTATTATTTTTCAATATTTCGGCATCGCCTGGTTCTGTGTGTATTACAACATTATTTTCTTCAAAATAACGATTCATGTAGTTAGAATATTCCCCACGGGCATGCACATCCGTAAAGAACAGGTTCATCTGATTTTCATGCTGGGCTTTCAGTATATCCTCTGGGTTACACGTATGTGGATAGCTTTCAATACGTGCCAGCATACAGCCGATCTGAGCGCCCGGGATGATCTCATGTCCCCGTCTGGTCGCCAGTGCACTAGCTACAAATTGATGATGCAATGCTTGATATATCGCTT
This window contains:
- a CDS encoding alanine/glycine:cation symporter family protein: MNLVHVLETIDSWIWGAPLLILVMGTGLWLTIRLKLLQVIRLPLALKLIGKAPDEGSGDVSSFGALSTALAATVGTGSIVGVATAIKLGGPGSLFWMLVAAFFGMATKYAEGLLSVKYRVKDRNGQFSGGPMYYIENGLGRRFKPLAMLFAFSGVLVALFGIGTFPQVKAIVSSTESSFGVPTVVTAIIISVLTAVVTIGGLKSIAKVSTKIVPFMSGLYIVVCLIVLIKFAGELPHAIALVLQGAFSTTSATGGFAGATIMLAMRSGVARGIFANEAGLGSAPIAAAAAKTKWPAEQGLISMTGVFIDTMIICNLTGFTLLVTGIWSGNDDGGLMTQHAFSSAFPAGAELVTISLILFAFTTILGWSYYGERCVEYLLGVKWIKPYRYLFIALVAGGAFIKLEAIWLLADIFNAMMAFPNLIALLGLSGIVVAETRTYMDSLYPNKKKGILAGASVGAAIQVEEKGHTVNS
- a CDS encoding glycoside hydrolase family 1 protein, with amino-acid sequence MTKTLKGFPKNFLWGGATAANQLEGAFDIDGKGLSSADMVAYVPKAERKNDHAIEISSERLEDILAGKVNARFPKREGVDFYHHYKEDIALFAEMGFKVFRMSIHWSRIFPNGYDAEPNEAGLQFYDNVFDELRKYNIEPLVTLSHYETPLGLTQKYNGWLGREVIQHYVNYAETVFTRYKDKVKYWLTFNEINVMTMSPFTGGGVVIDRVENKQQAIYQALHHQFVASALATRRGHEIIPGAQIGCMLARIESYPHTCNPEDILKAQHENQMNLFFTDVHARGEYSNYMNRYFEENNVVIHTEPGDAEILKNNTVDFISFSYYMTLTVSAGPEGQKAAGNLIGGVKNPYLQSSDWGWQIDPIGLRVTLNTFYDRYQKPLFIVENGLGAYDKVEEDGSVHDTYRIDYLRQHIAQMKEAIADGVDLIGYTSWGPIDLVSMSTSEMSKRYGFIYVDLDDDGNGTLKRSKKDSFNWYKNVIATNGEEL